From Cucumis melo cultivar AY chromosome 1, USDA_Cmelo_AY_1.0, whole genome shotgun sequence, a single genomic window includes:
- the LOC103499833 gene encoding deSI-like protein At4g17486 isoform X2 gives MVFLLKKPIGKTTGGSVPVYLNVYDLTAINGYAYWLGLGVFHSGVQVHGVEYAFGAHEYSTTGIFEGVPKQCDGFRFRKTILVGKTDMKPTEGIPSQIGLIALLELVFFAIVFYR, from the exons ATGGTGTTTTTGCTTAAGAAACCAATCGGGAAAACTACCGGAGGATCCGTGCCGGTGTACCTGAATGTGTATGATCTAACTGCGATCAATGGCTATGCTTATTGGCTTGGCCTCGGCGTTTTCCATTCCGGTGTTCAAG TTCATGGTGTGGAATACGCATTCGGAGCTCACGAGTACTCAACAACGGGGATTTTTGAAGGAGTGCCGAAGCAATGCGATGGTTTTAGATTTAGGAAGACAATTTTGGTAGGCAAAACAGATATGAAACCAACAGAG GGAATTCCATCCCAAATTGGGTTAATCGCCTTGCTAGAATTG GTTTTCTTTGCAATTGTGTTCTACCGGTGA
- the LOC103500023 gene encoding zinc finger protein 1, which produces MPQTSTSPETTRINSLAEELTWLQDPNDSKDTSPELVSLDFRLSNTNLGGGLTQEEEEPNLIDFFDADNLPNGSSYEGVEAAARPRVFSCNYCPRKFVSSQSLGGHQNAHSRERKMAKTSSKMVTNSTGCKYSKSLGIQARSMIHKPFSYSPVFGSFHPFQLEAKNRQSLYEQLAAGQWPSKKNYLSRTSPVPPSTSGATSCAGWTLNDSLLDSKRTCNELHKLDCLDLSLKL; this is translated from the coding sequence ATGCCACAAACCTCCACGAGTCCAGAAACTACCCGCATCAACTCATTAGCAGAAGAACTTACATGGCTGCAAGATCCAAATGATTCAAAAGACACAAGCCCTGAACTTGTTTCCCTCGATTTTAGGCTCTCAAACACGAATTTGGGTGGGGGTTTGacgcaagaagaagaagaaccgAACCTTATTGATTTTTTTGATGCCGATAATTTACCAAATGGCAGTTCTTATGAAGGTGTAGAAGCAGCCGCTAGGCCTCGAGTTTTCTCGTGCAATTATTGCCCGCGGAAGTTCGTTAGTTCACAGTCGCTTGGTGGCCACCAAAATGCTCACAGTCGAGAGAGAAAAATGGCTAAAACAAGCAGTAAAATGGTTACCAATTCAACTGGGTGCAAATACTCGAAATCACTTGGAATTCAAGCACGTTCAATGATTCACAAGCCTTTTTCCTATTCACCTGTTTTTGGTTCCTTTCATCCTTTTCAGCTTGAGGCTAAGAACAGGCAGTCTCTTTACGAGCAACTGGCAGCTGGCCAATGGCCCTCAAAGAAGAATTATCTGTCGAGGACCTCACCGGTACCGCCTTCAACTAGTGGAGCAACAAGTTGCGCTGGTTGGACGTTGAATGACTCATTATTGGATTCAAAGCGTACTTGTAATGAATTGCACAAGCTAGATTGTTTAGACTTGTCTTTGAAGCTGTAA
- the LOC103499834 gene encoding uncharacterized protein At2g39795, mitochondrial — protein MARLIRPLRECLQFSSYFSSSFPSHKSLITQLHLQNPIVFPHENHYVFRKTVRHYIADMRRSAFEGNILRLLRNEIRYELDRSPPSQPVTKFGAFTVDERPGEQWIRLEREYGDKEKIKIEATMFDQSIPASKSGGSSSSEDVLLHITAIVHITKVGGSDVLRIMCSAWPDSLEIDRLFLRRGEIMPAQPYAGPEFKELDDDLQNSLYEYLEAREVDDQLAVFLHEYMKNKDKTEFIRWMETVKAFIEMK, from the exons ATGGCAAGATTGATTCGACCATTGAGAGAATGCCTTCagttttcttcttatttttcttcttcctttccttcTCACAAATCACTAATTACTCAATTACACCTTCAAAATCCCATCGTATTCCCACATGAAAACCACTACGTTTTCCGCAAGACAGTACGCCATTACATTGCCGACATGCGTAGATCCGCTTTCGAAGGCAACATTCTCAGACTTCTCCGTAATGAAATTCGATATGAACTTGATCGCTCTCCTCCCAGTCAG CCTGTTACAAAATTTGGGGCATTTACTGTTGATGAAAGACCAGGCGAGCAGTGGATCAGATTGGAAAGAGAGTATGGGGATAAAGAGAAAATAAAGATTGAAGCGACCATGTTTGATCAATCTATTCCAGCTTCAAAATCAGGAGGCAGTAGTTCTAGTGAAGATGTGCTTCTTCACATTACCGCTATTGTTCATATAACTAAAGTAGGTGGCAGCGACGTTTTGAGGATTATGTGCTCAGCTTGGCCAGATAGTCTAGAGATTGACAGGCTTTTCTTACGTCGAGGTGAAATTATGCCAGCTCAACCCTATGCAGGTCCCGAATTCAA GGAATTGGATGATGACTTGCAAAACTCACTCTACGAATATCTTGAAGCTAGAGAGGTGGACGATCAACTAGCTGTTTTCTTGCACGAGTATATGAAGAACAAGGATAAAACCGAGTTCATTAGATGGATGGAAACCGTAAAAGCATTcattgaaatgaaatga
- the LOC103499833 gene encoding deSI-like protein At4g17486 isoform X1 — protein MVFLLKKPIGKTTGGSVPVYLNVYDLTAINGYAYWLGLGVFHSGVQVHGVEYAFGAHEYSTTGIFEGVPKQCDGFRFRKTILVGKTDMKPTEVRALMEELAQIYKGNAYNLITKNCNHFCNDACIKLTGNSIPNWVNRLARIGFLCNCVLPVTLNSTRIRHHQRIEDKVVTMETKKELTSESTKIPSSNSSSSASSSPCFTFRPGRSQTRRAPPPSSPLFSHSSSSSS, from the exons ATGGTGTTTTTGCTTAAGAAACCAATCGGGAAAACTACCGGAGGATCCGTGCCGGTGTACCTGAATGTGTATGATCTAACTGCGATCAATGGCTATGCTTATTGGCTTGGCCTCGGCGTTTTCCATTCCGGTGTTCAAG TTCATGGTGTGGAATACGCATTCGGAGCTCACGAGTACTCAACAACGGGGATTTTTGAAGGAGTGCCGAAGCAATGCGATGGTTTTAGATTTAGGAAGACAATTTTGGTAGGCAAAACAGATATGAAACCAACAGAGGTGAGAGCTTTAATGGAGGAACTTGCTCAAATCTACAAGGGAAATGCTTATAATTTAATCACTAAAAATTGCAACCATTTTTGCAATGATGCTTGTATTAAACTCACAGGGAATTCCATCCCAAATTGGGTTAATCGCCTTGCTAGAATTG GTTTTCTTTGCAATTGTGTTCTACCGGTGACCTTAAATTCAACCAGAATCCGACACCACCAAAGAATTGAAGACAAGGTTGTAACCATGGAAACAAAGAAGGAATTAACAAGTGAATCAACAAAAATTCCGAGTTCTAATTCCTCCTCATCTGCATCTTCTTCTCCTTGCTTTACCTTTCGCCCAGGGAGAAGTCAGACAAGACGAGCTCCTCCTCCATCGTCTCCATTATTTTCTCATTCTTCGTCATCGTCTTCATGA
- the LOC103499835 gene encoding 40S ribosomal protein S12, protein MSADEVAVVAEAPAPALGEPMDIETALQIVLRKSLAHGGLVRGLHESAKAIEKHAAQLCVLGEDCNQPDYVKLVKALCAEHNCNLMTVPSAKTLGEWSGLCKIDSEGKARKVVGCSCVVVKDFGEDHEALHIVQKHVSSS, encoded by the exons ATGTCAGC tgATGAAGTTGCTGTTGTGGCTGAGGCTCCTGCCCCAGCTCTAGGTGAGCCGATGGACATCGAGACTGCCCTGCAGATTGTTCTTAGAAAATCATTGGCTCATGGTGGACTTGTTCGAGGTCTTCATGAAAGTGCTAAAGCTATTGAGAAACATGCTGCACAGCTCTGTGTCTTGGGAGAAGACTGCAACCAGCCAGATTATGTTAAACTTGTCAAAGCTCTCTGCGCAGAGCACAATTGTAACTTGATGACAGTCCCAAGTGCAAAAACTCTTGGCGAGTGGTCTGGT CTATGCAAGATTGATTCCGAAGGAAAGGCAAGGAAAGTTGTTGGTTGCTCTTGTGTCGTAGTTAAG GACTTTGGGGAAGACCACGAGGCGCTTCACATCGTGCAGAAGCATGTGAGTTCAAGTTGA